A window from Gammaproteobacteria bacterium encodes these proteins:
- the rimK gene encoding 30S ribosomal protein S6--L-glutamate ligase, whose product MKIAILSRNKKLYSTQRLVEACKQRGHEVRVIDTLRCYMSINSDRPEIHYRGENLAGFDAVIPRIGSSITFYGTAVVRQFEMMGVFSVNESVAITRARDKLRSLQLLSRKGIGMPSTAFAHSPDDVQDMIKMVGGAPLVIKLLEGTQGIGVVLAETQKAAESVVEAFFGLKANILLQEYIKEAGGSDIRCFVVGGKVVAAMKRQAMPGEFRSNLHRGGSAELIKITEEERATAIAAAKAIGLNVAGVDLLRSNRGPLVMEVNSSPGLEGIESATGKDIAGMIVKFIEKNAKPHKTRTKGKG is encoded by the coding sequence ATGAAAATTGCCATTTTATCCCGAAACAAAAAACTTTATTCCACCCAGCGCCTGGTGGAAGCCTGCAAGCAACGCGGCCACGAAGTTCGCGTCATCGACACCTTGCGCTGCTACATGAGCATCAATTCCGATCGCCCGGAAATCCACTATCGGGGTGAAAACCTTGCCGGCTTTGACGCCGTCATTCCACGCATTGGCTCCTCCATCACTTTCTACGGCACAGCGGTAGTGCGTCAGTTTGAAATGATGGGCGTGTTTTCGGTCAATGAATCGGTCGCCATCACCCGCGCCCGTGACAAATTACGTTCGCTGCAATTGTTATCACGCAAAGGCATCGGTATGCCCAGCACCGCCTTCGCCCACTCGCCCGATGACGTGCAGGACATGATCAAAATGGTCGGCGGAGCTCCGCTGGTGATCAAATTACTGGAAGGCACCCAGGGCATTGGCGTGGTACTCGCCGAAACCCAAAAGGCTGCGGAAAGCGTGGTCGAGGCTTTCTTCGGACTCAAAGCCAATATTCTGCTGCAGGAATACATCAAGGAAGCCGGCGGCTCCGATATCCGCTGCTTCGTGGTCGGCGGCAAAGTCGTTGCGGCAATGAAACGGCAGGCCATGCCCGGCGAATTCCGCTCCAACCTGCATCGCGGCGGCAGCGCCGAGCTGATCAAAATTACCGAAGAAGAACGTGCCACCGCCATCGCCGCCGCCAAGGCCATCGGCCTGAACGTCGCCGGGGTGGATTTGCTGCGCTCCAATCGCGGCCCACTGGTGATGGAGGTCAATTCCTCCCCCGGTCTGGAAGGCATCGAGTCGGCTACCGGCAAAGACATCGCCGGCATGATCGTCAAATTCATCGAAAAAAATGCCAAACCGCACAAAACCCGTACCAAGGGCAAAGGTTAA
- a CDS encoding ATP-dependent zinc protease → MTTPPEELLHVGWREWCSLPELGLPNIKAKIDTGARTSCLHAFELQTFREGGALWVRFGVHPVQKKSKLKVYCQTPVIDQRMVSDSGGHREKRFVIQTMLALGGQQWPIEMTLTNRDTMLFRMLLGRTAMEQRILVQPGASFLQGRPDRASKP, encoded by the coding sequence ATGACTACACCACCAGAGGAGCTACTGCACGTTGGCTGGCGTGAATGGTGCTCACTACCGGAACTGGGTCTGCCCAACATCAAGGCCAAAATCGATACCGGTGCCCGTACTTCCTGCCTGCATGCATTCGAGCTACAAACCTTTCGCGAAGGCGGCGCACTATGGGTACGGTTTGGCGTTCACCCCGTGCAAAAGAAAAGCAAACTGAAGGTATACTGCCAAACTCCTGTCATTGACCAGCGCATGGTGTCCGATTCTGGCGGCCATCGCGAGAAACGTTTTGTGATTCAAACCATGCTGGCGCTGGGAGGGCAACAATGGCCGATCGAAATGACGCTTACCAACCGCGACACCATGTTGTTCCGCATGCTGCTGGGGCGCACTGCCATGGAGCAACGCATCCTGGTTCAGCCGGGTGCATCCTTTTTGCAGGGACGTCCAGACAGAGCCTCCAAACCATAA
- a CDS encoding HDOD domain-containing protein, with amino-acid sequence MGNDTAINNANLLLLDGNAPERIQIVDECTVMGGKVMVADSVKDAILAIKDTRFSLLMVELSDTLPERRELVRRLKAHTSLKTMPILGIVSPLERASWKQWERDGVDDFLLQPINVASFRQKIMTLVVKSASPPVDKAQSESPTGGSLLDDLKRRIYNGEIELPSQPVLLQKLIDMMQDDQASLQAIGGLLEKEPAVSARVLRAANSVQFAGGNKVRTAAEALGRVGLERALNYVMMLSHDQMFKIETSPLKELREKLWRHTLTVAVASKQLGQDLSYSRPDALFAYGLLHDLGKLALLRILQSMPTKLNKSTDMVDVEAALNRLHCEFGGNVFEQWRFPEEFSQVSRYHHLPPVPAKHGKHLIIVGFCNLLAHEMEFGLTEKLIKELLQTPHAKLLKLRYQQILGLQDSVAAELQILESLM; translated from the coding sequence GTGGGAAATGACACCGCCATAAATAATGCCAATTTGCTGTTACTTGATGGCAATGCGCCCGAACGGATACAGATCGTCGACGAGTGTACCGTGATGGGCGGCAAGGTGATGGTCGCAGATAGCGTCAAAGATGCCATTCTGGCGATTAAAGATACGCGCTTTTCGCTGCTGATGGTGGAATTGAGTGATACCTTGCCCGAGCGGCGGGAACTGGTGCGTCGGTTAAAGGCTCATACCTCGCTGAAAACGATGCCGATTCTGGGTATTGTGTCGCCGTTGGAGCGGGCATCGTGGAAGCAGTGGGAGCGTGATGGTGTGGATGATTTTTTACTCCAGCCTATTAATGTTGCCAGTTTTCGACAAAAAATCATGACCCTGGTAGTTAAATCAGCGTCACCTCCCGTTGATAAAGCTCAGTCTGAAAGTCCGACGGGTGGTTCTCTGCTCGATGATTTAAAGCGGCGCATATATAACGGCGAAATTGAATTGCCCTCACAGCCGGTATTGCTACAAAAATTAATCGACATGATGCAGGATGATCAGGCCAGTTTACAGGCCATCGGCGGGCTGCTGGAAAAAGAACCGGCAGTGAGTGCCCGTGTGTTGCGAGCCGCCAATTCGGTGCAGTTTGCCGGGGGTAATAAAGTGCGAACTGCCGCAGAGGCGCTCGGACGGGTTGGGCTGGAGCGGGCGCTTAACTATGTGATGATGCTCAGTCACGACCAGATGTTTAAGATTGAAACCTCGCCACTCAAAGAGTTGCGGGAAAAACTGTGGCGGCATACGCTGACGGTGGCAGTAGCCAGTAAGCAATTAGGGCAAGATCTGTCCTATTCGCGTCCAGATGCGTTGTTTGCTTACGGTTTGTTGCACGATCTGGGTAAGCTGGCGTTGTTGAGGATACTGCAGAGCATGCCTACCAAATTGAATAAATCCACGGACATGGTGGACGTGGAGGCAGCGCTAAATCGGTTGCACTGTGAATTTGGTGGGAATGTGTTCGAGCAATGGCGTTTTCCCGAGGAGTTTTCCCAGGTATCGCGGTATCACCACTTACCTCCAGTGCCAGCAAAGCACGGTAAACATCTGATAATTGTTGGATTTTGTAATTTATTGGCGCATGAAATGGAATTTGGGTTAACCGAGAAACTTATTAAGGAACTACTGCAGACGCCTCATGCAAAGTTGCTCAAACTGCGTTATCAGCAGATTTTGGGCTTGCAAGACAGCGTTGCTGCGGAATTACAGATTCTCGAATCCTTGATGTAA
- a CDS encoding EAL domain-containing protein, translating into MSADILGEGKPNNMKQNPWNDIDLIKDHIHQTILDNAPLGIWLLGLDGRLRFVNKTFCEAVGISEHDFLSVPHYAELYPKEMAANCMRTDKECLQQEQPHISVEYVPFMDGQIHVLEITKVKLRDSNGSVQGIIGLAMDVTEKHHALNQLKLTRQRFEQLAGSVHEVFWLASSDWRTLFYVSPSYERIWGKSCESLYDSVTSWMDRVHKDDLPGLRRHLSRYIDQIGRDDIHFLPEFRVITEEGNVRWIRARVYPVVGDSGQQSSIAGVAEDITERKQTQLELKRREVRDRLLLESMDEGIIGFSAAGQCNFSNAAAQEMLGFSEQEIGRSNIAELITHLDSSGKVIEYERTSIYRALNYGQRARVSDEMFVGKSGPAIAVDYSVSPVVDEQGVNGAVIVFRNVTEARAMAKKMDYLATHDALTGLVNRREFERVLGLALASARQSNLTHVLCYLDLDQFKVVNDTCGHVAGDELLRQLGDVMHASSRSGDTVSRLGGDEFGVLFLNCTGKQAQQVLDRLLHNIQVFRFIWGDKTFSVGISAGLVEVNAETESLTTALSSADAACYVAKETGRNRVHTYQPDDQELLRRRSEMQWVNRIQQALENDSFRLRFQPIISLGEDGVQRHCYELLLDMIDASGGVIPPGAFLPAAERYNLMLHIDRWVVSNGLAWAEDRFRAGDEFEFCTINISGDNLGSPGFLEFVIDQLKRYPIPNQRVCFEITETAAISNINHARRFMRELKLLGCQFALDDFGSGMSSFAYLKNLPVDLLKIDGNFIRGIAVDEVDRVMVESINQVGHAMKLKTIAEFVEDQPTMDILLEIGVDYVQGNFVYEPLAISELGRGMRDFRSITQESVEP; encoded by the coding sequence GTGAGTGCCGATATTTTGGGAGAGGGAAAACCGAATAATATGAAGCAGAATCCCTGGAATGATATTGACTTGATCAAGGATCACATTCATCAGACCATACTCGACAACGCTCCGTTAGGTATATGGTTGTTGGGTTTGGACGGGCGGTTGCGCTTCGTCAACAAGACTTTTTGCGAGGCGGTAGGAATTTCTGAACATGATTTTCTCAGTGTTCCGCATTACGCCGAGCTTTACCCCAAAGAAATGGCAGCCAACTGCATGCGCACTGACAAGGAGTGCTTGCAGCAGGAGCAGCCCCATATCTCCGTTGAATATGTGCCATTTATGGATGGACAGATTCACGTCTTGGAAATCACCAAAGTCAAATTGCGCGACTCCAATGGTAGTGTGCAGGGCATTATTGGCCTTGCCATGGACGTGACCGAGAAGCATCACGCACTTAACCAGCTCAAATTGACCCGGCAGCGCTTTGAACAATTGGCCGGCAGTGTCCACGAGGTTTTCTGGCTAGCCTCCAGTGATTGGCGAACACTGTTTTATGTTTCTCCCTCCTATGAGCGGATTTGGGGGAAAAGCTGTGAATCGTTATATGACTCGGTGACATCCTGGATGGATAGAGTTCACAAGGATGATTTGCCGGGTTTAAGGCGCCATTTGTCTAGGTACATCGATCAGATAGGTAGAGATGATATCCATTTTCTTCCTGAATTTCGGGTGATCACGGAGGAGGGGAATGTTCGCTGGATACGCGCTCGCGTTTATCCTGTCGTGGGCGACAGCGGACAGCAGAGCAGCATTGCAGGTGTAGCCGAGGATATTACCGAACGCAAGCAAACCCAGCTCGAGTTGAAGCGGCGTGAAGTGCGGGATCGTCTTTTGCTCGAATCCATGGACGAAGGGATTATTGGTTTTAGTGCGGCCGGGCAGTGTAATTTTTCCAACGCAGCGGCTCAGGAGATGCTCGGGTTTTCTGAACAGGAAATTGGGCGTAGTAACATCGCGGAATTAATTACCCATCTCGATTCCTCCGGAAAAGTGATCGAGTACGAGCGTACTTCTATTTATCGAGCCCTTAATTACGGGCAGCGTGCGCGCGTTTCGGATGAGATGTTTGTCGGTAAATCAGGCCCCGCAATTGCGGTTGATTACTCGGTATCACCCGTGGTTGACGAGCAAGGTGTGAATGGCGCAGTGATTGTTTTTCGTAATGTGACGGAAGCGCGTGCCATGGCCAAGAAAATGGACTATCTGGCGACGCATGATGCGTTAACGGGCTTGGTGAATCGACGCGAATTTGAACGCGTATTGGGGCTGGCGCTCGCCAGCGCGCGCCAATCAAATTTGACACACGTATTGTGCTATCTGGATCTTGATCAGTTTAAGGTCGTAAACGACACCTGTGGTCATGTGGCTGGCGATGAGTTGCTGCGACAACTGGGAGATGTGATGCATGCTTCTAGTCGTTCTGGAGATACGGTGAGTCGTCTTGGCGGGGATGAGTTTGGTGTTCTGTTCCTTAATTGTACGGGCAAACAGGCGCAGCAGGTTCTCGATCGGTTGTTGCACAATATTCAAGTGTTTCGTTTTATTTGGGGCGATAAAACGTTTAGTGTCGGCATCAGTGCCGGTCTGGTGGAAGTTAATGCCGAGACTGAAAGTTTGACGACAGCGCTTAGTTCTGCAGATGCTGCATGTTATGTAGCGAAGGAGACAGGACGGAATCGCGTACATACTTACCAGCCTGACGATCAGGAGTTGTTGCGTCGCCGTAGCGAAATGCAATGGGTAAACAGAATTCAGCAGGCACTGGAAAATGACAGTTTCCGTTTACGTTTTCAGCCGATTATATCTTTGGGTGAGGATGGGGTTCAGCGGCATTGCTATGAACTGTTATTGGACATGATTGATGCAAGCGGTGGAGTGATCCCCCCAGGGGCATTTTTGCCGGCGGCTGAACGTTATAATCTCATGCTACATATTGATCGTTGGGTTGTCAGTAACGGGCTTGCGTGGGCGGAAGATCGTTTCAGAGCGGGGGATGAATTTGAGTTTTGTACGATCAATATTTCGGGCGACAATTTAGGAAGTCCGGGCTTCCTGGAGTTTGTTATTGATCAGCTCAAGCGCTATCCCATTCCAAACCAGCGTGTCTGTTTTGAAATTACCGAAACAGCGGCCATCTCGAATATTAACCACGCTCGCCGTTTTATGCGCGAGTTGAAGTTGTTGGGCTGTCAGTTTGCCTTGGATGATTTTGGCAGTGGGATGTCTTCATTTGCCTATTTGAAAAACTTACCGGTAGACCTTCTCAAAATTGACGGCAATTTTATTCGTGGGATCGCCGTGGATGAAGTGGACAGAGTTATGGTTGAATCCATTAATCAAGTAGGGCACGCGATGAAGCTAAAGACCATCGCAGAATTTGTCGAAGACCAACCCACGATGGATATTCTCCTCGAAATAGGTGTGGATTATGTGCAGGGAAACTTTGTTTACGAGCCACTGGCCATTAGTGAACTAGGGCGAGGGATGCGTGATTTTCGCTCGATAACGCAGGAGAGCGTGGAGCCATAG